The following coding sequences are from one Streptomyces sp. NBC_00536 window:
- the dapB gene encoding 4-hydroxy-tetrahydrodipicolinate reductase: protein MSKLRVAVLGAKGRIGAEAVRAVEAAEDMELVAALSRGDKLETLAEAGAEVVVELTTPASVMGNLDFCVRHGMHAVVGTTGWTEDRLAQLNTWLSGSPQTGVLIAPNFSIGAVLTMKFAAQAARYFESVEVIELHHPNKVDAPSGTATRTAQLIAAARAEAGCAPQPDATVTALDGARGADVDGVRVHAIRLAGLLAHQEVLLGGQGETLTLRHDSLHHSSFMPGILLGARRVTQTPGLTFGLEHFLDLG from the coding sequence ATGAGCAAGCTGCGCGTGGCAGTCCTCGGAGCCAAGGGCCGGATCGGCGCCGAGGCGGTACGGGCCGTCGAGGCCGCCGAGGACATGGAACTGGTCGCCGCCCTCAGCCGCGGGGACAAGCTGGAGACGCTGGCCGAGGCCGGCGCCGAGGTCGTGGTCGAGCTGACCACCCCCGCGTCCGTCATGGGCAACCTCGACTTCTGCGTGCGCCACGGCATGCACGCGGTCGTCGGCACCACCGGCTGGACCGAGGACCGCCTCGCGCAGCTGAACACCTGGCTCTCCGGTTCGCCGCAGACCGGTGTGCTCATCGCACCGAACTTCTCCATCGGCGCCGTGCTCACCATGAAGTTCGCGGCCCAGGCGGCCCGCTACTTCGAGTCCGTCGAGGTCATCGAGCTGCACCACCCGAACAAGGTCGACGCCCCCTCCGGTACGGCGACCCGCACGGCGCAGCTGATCGCGGCGGCCCGCGCCGAGGCCGGGTGCGCCCCGCAGCCCGACGCCACGGTCACCGCGCTCGACGGCGCCCGCGGCGCCGACGTGGACGGCGTACGCGTGCACGCGATCCGCCTGGCGGGCCTCCTCGCCCACCAGGAGGTGCTGCTCGGCGGCCAGGGCGAGACCCTGACCCTGCGTCACGATTCCCTGCACCACAGCAGCTTCATGCCGGGCATCCTGCTCGGCGCGCGCCGCGTGACGCAGACCCCGGGCCTCACCTTCGGCCTGGAACACTTCCTCGACCTCGGCTGA
- a CDS encoding PH domain-containing protein, with product MPLPFLTAEHLDGEDDADAALPHDDPDRWRRPYRPGPWRVAIAALLLLVSSFMLLATMIIAFAGAWAGAAVCAAAALAVIGTSLRMLRAGVWVSRTGLRRVSFFSTRSIPWSEVGEVRTVQQPVRWLGLPRTVQGQALTVAARDGATAPDPVLLTDHSADFLARSEAFDRAAGVLEAWAEEYRSVPVG from the coding sequence GTGCCCCTGCCCTTCCTGACGGCCGAACACCTCGACGGCGAGGACGACGCCGACGCGGCGCTCCCCCACGACGATCCCGACCGCTGGCGGCGGCCCTACCGGCCCGGCCCCTGGCGGGTGGCCATCGCGGCCCTGCTGCTCCTGGTGTCCTCGTTCATGCTGCTCGCGACGATGATCATCGCGTTCGCGGGCGCGTGGGCCGGGGCCGCCGTCTGTGCCGCCGCCGCGCTCGCGGTCATCGGGACCTCGCTGCGGATGCTGCGCGCGGGCGTCTGGGTGAGCCGTACGGGGCTGCGCCGGGTGTCGTTCTTCTCGACCCGCTCCATCCCCTGGTCCGAGGTCGGCGAGGTCCGCACGGTGCAGCAGCCGGTGCGCTGGCTGGGCCTGCCCCGCACGGTGCAGGGCCAGGCGCTGACCGTGGCCGCGCGTGACGGGGCCACGGCTCCGGACCCGGTGCTGCTCACCGACCACAGCGCGGACTTCCTGGCCCGGAGCGAGGCCTTCGACCGCGCCGCGGGCGTCCTCGAGGCCTGGGCCGAGGAGTACCGGTCCGTCCCGGTGGGCTGA
- the thyX gene encoding FAD-dependent thymidylate synthase, which yields MSETAASELKPSFRSDVTVELVKHSAADSDVLWAARVSTAGEQSLEELQKDPERSKGLINYLMRDRHGSPFEHNSMTFFISAPIFVFREFMRHRVGWSYNEESGRYRELEPVFYVPDAERKLVQEGRPGKYVFVDGTADQQELTGRVMEDSYRQAYEAYREMLAAGVAREVARAVLPVGLFSSMYATCNARSLMHFLGLRTQHELATVPSFPQREIEMVGEKMEQHWASLMPLTHAAFNTNGRVAP from the coding sequence GTGAGCGAGACCGCCGCTTCAGAACTGAAACCCAGCTTCCGCAGTGACGTCACGGTGGAGTTGGTGAAGCACTCCGCCGCCGACTCCGACGTGCTGTGGGCGGCGCGGGTCTCCACGGCCGGCGAGCAGTCCCTGGAGGAGCTCCAGAAGGACCCCGAGCGGTCCAAGGGCCTGATCAACTACCTGATGCGGGACCGCCACGGCAGCCCCTTCGAGCACAACTCGATGACGTTCTTCATCAGCGCCCCGATCTTCGTGTTCCGCGAGTTCATGCGGCACCGCGTGGGCTGGTCCTACAACGAGGAATCGGGCCGCTACAGGGAGCTGGAGCCGGTCTTCTACGTCCCGGACGCCGAGCGCAAGCTCGTCCAGGAGGGCCGCCCCGGCAAGTACGTCTTCGTCGACGGCACGGCCGACCAGCAGGAGCTGACGGGCCGCGTCATGGAGGACTCGTACCGTCAGGCGTACGAGGCCTACCGGGAGATGCTCGCGGCGGGCGTCGCCCGCGAGGTGGCCCGCGCGGTGCTGCCGGTGGGGCTCTTCTCCTCCATGTACGCCACGTGCAACGCCCGCTCGCTCATGCACTTCCTCGGCCTGCGCACCCAGCACGAGCTGGCGACGGTCCCGTCCTTCCCGCAGCGGGAGATCGAGATGGTCGGCGAGAAGATGGAACAGCACTGGGCGTCGCTGATGCCGCTGACCCACGCGGCCTTCAACACCAACGGCCGTGTGGCTCCGTAA
- the dapA gene encoding 4-hydroxy-tetrahydrodipicolinate synthase, with the protein MAPISTPQTPFGRVLTAMITPFTADGALDLDGAQQLAVHLVDAGNDGLIINGTTGESPTTTDAEKNDLVRAVLEAVGDRAHVVAGIGTNDTAHTLELARQAERTGAHGLLAVTPYYSKPPQEGLYRHFTAIADATGLPVMLYDIPGRSGVPINTETIVRLAEHPRIVANKDAKGDLGQASWAIAQSGLAWYSGDDMLNLPLLSVGAAGFVSVVSHVVTPELRSMLEAYLGGDVQKATEIHQKLLPVFTGMFRTQGVITTKGALHLQGLPAGPLRLPLIELTAEETAQLKIDLAAGGVQL; encoded by the coding sequence ATGGCTCCGATCTCGACTCCGCAGACCCCCTTCGGGCGGGTCCTCACCGCCATGATCACGCCGTTCACGGCGGATGGCGCACTCGACCTCGACGGCGCGCAGCAGCTCGCCGTCCACCTGGTGGACGCAGGCAACGACGGCCTGATCATCAACGGGACCACCGGTGAGTCCCCGACCACCACCGACGCGGAGAAAAACGACCTCGTACGAGCCGTTCTCGAAGCGGTCGGGGACCGCGCGCACGTGGTCGCCGGCATCGGCACCAACGACACCGCCCACACCCTTGAGCTGGCCCGCCAGGCCGAGCGCACCGGCGCCCACGGCCTGCTCGCGGTCACCCCGTACTACAGCAAGCCGCCGCAGGAAGGCCTCTACCGGCACTTCACGGCGATCGCGGACGCCACCGGGCTGCCGGTCATGCTCTACGACATCCCCGGCCGCAGTGGTGTCCCGATCAACACCGAAACCATCGTGCGTCTCGCCGAGCACCCGCGTATCGTCGCCAACAAGGACGCCAAGGGTGACCTGGGCCAAGCCAGCTGGGCCATCGCACAGAGCGGCCTGGCCTGGTACTCCGGCGACGACATGCTGAACCTGCCCCTGCTGTCCGTGGGCGCGGCCGGTTTCGTCTCCGTCGTGAGCCACGTGGTCACCCCCGAGCTGCGCTCCATGCTGGAGGCCTACCTCGGCGGCGACGTGCAGAAGGCGACCGAGATCCACCAGAAGCTGCTCCCGGTCTTCACCGGCATGTTCCGCACGCAGGGCGTCATCACCACCAAGGGCGCACTGCACCTCCAGGGCCTGCCCGCGGGCCCGCTGCGACTGCCGCTGATCGAGCTGACCGCCGAAGAGACGGCCCAGCTCAAGATCGATCTTGCCGCCGGCGGGGTACAGCTCTGA
- a CDS encoding ribonuclease J: protein MSHPHPELGPPPKLAKGGLRVTPLGGLGEIGRNMTVFEFDGRLLIVDCGVLFPEEEQPGIDLILPDFSSIRDRLDDIEGIVLTHGHEDHIGAVPYLLREKPDIPLIGSKLTLALIEAKLQEHRIRPYTLEVKEGERENLGPFDCEFVAVNHSIPDALAVAIRTGAGMVVCTGDFKMDQLPLDNRLTDLHAFARLSEEGIDLLLSDSTNAEVPGFVPPEREISGVLRTVFANANNRIIVASFASHVHRIQQILDAAHEYGRRVAFVGRSMVRNMGIARDLGYLKVPAGLVVDVKTLDDLPAHEVVLVCTGSQGEPMAALSRMANRDHQIRIVPGDTVILASSLIPGNENAVYRVINGLTRWGANVVHKGNAKVHVSGHASAGELLYFYNICKPRNLMPVHGEWRHLRANAELGALTGVPKDRIVIAEDGVVVDLIDGKAKITGKVQAGYVYVDGLSVGDVTEASLKDRRILGDEGIISVYVVVDSTTGKIVSGPNIQARGSGIEDSAFAAVLPKIEESIARAAADGVAEPHQIQQLIRRTMGKWVSDGYRRRPMILPVVVEV from the coding sequence TTGAGCCATCCGCATCCTGAACTCGGCCCGCCGCCGAAGCTCGCCAAGGGCGGCCTCCGGGTCACCCCCCTGGGCGGTCTCGGCGAGATCGGCCGCAACATGACCGTCTTCGAGTTCGACGGTCGCCTGCTGATCGTCGACTGCGGCGTCCTCTTCCCCGAAGAGGAGCAGCCGGGCATCGACCTGATCCTGCCGGACTTCTCGTCCATCAGGGACCGGCTCGACGACATCGAGGGCATCGTCCTCACGCACGGCCACGAGGACCACATCGGCGCCGTCCCGTACCTCCTCCGGGAGAAGCCGGACATCCCGCTGATCGGCTCCAAGCTGACGCTGGCCCTCATCGAGGCGAAGCTCCAGGAGCACCGCATCCGCCCCTACACCCTTGAGGTGAAGGAAGGCGAGCGCGAGAACCTCGGCCCCTTCGACTGCGAATTCGTCGCGGTCAACCACTCCATCCCGGACGCCCTGGCCGTGGCCATCCGCACCGGCGCCGGCATGGTCGTGTGCACCGGTGACTTCAAGATGGACCAGCTCCCGCTGGACAACCGGCTCACCGACCTGCACGCTTTCGCGCGTCTGAGCGAAGAGGGCATCGACCTCCTCCTCTCGGACTCGACGAACGCCGAGGTCCCCGGCTTCGTGCCGCCCGAGCGCGAGATCTCGGGCGTCCTGCGCACGGTTTTCGCGAACGCCAACAACCGGATCATCGTGGCGAGCTTCGCCAGCCACGTGCACCGCATCCAGCAGATCCTCGACGCCGCCCACGAGTACGGCCGCCGGGTCGCCTTCGTCGGCCGTTCGATGGTCCGCAACATGGGCATCGCCCGCGACCTGGGCTACCTGAAGGTCCCGGCCGGTCTCGTCGTCGACGTCAAGACCCTCGACGACCTGCCGGCCCACGAGGTCGTCCTGGTCTGCACCGGCTCGCAGGGCGAGCCGATGGCCGCGCTGTCCCGCATGGCCAACCGCGACCACCAGATCCGGATCGTCCCGGGCGACACCGTGATCCTGGCGTCGTCCCTGATCCCGGGCAACGAGAACGCGGTCTACCGCGTGATCAACGGCCTGACCCGCTGGGGCGCCAACGTCGTCCACAAGGGCAACGCCAAGGTGCACGTCTCGGGCCACGCCTCGGCCGGCGAGCTGCTGTACTTCTACAACATCTGCAAGCCGCGCAACCTCATGCCGGTCCACGGCGAATGGCGCCACCTGCGCGCCAACGCCGAGCTGGGCGCGCTGACGGGTGTCCCGAAGGACCGCATCGTCATCGCCGAGGACGGCGTGGTCGTCGACCTCATCGACGGCAAGGCCAAGATCACCGGCAAGGTCCAGGCCGGCTACGTGTACGTCGACGGCCTCTCGGTCGGCGATGTCACCGAGGCCTCCCTCAAGGACCGCCGCATCCTGGGCGACGAGGGCATCATCTCGGTCTATGTCGTGGTGGACAGCACCACCGGCAAGATCGTGAGCGGCCCGAACATCCAGGCCAGGGGCTCCGGCATCGAGGACTCGGCCTTCGCCGCGGTCCTGCCGAAGATCGAGGAGTCCATCGCCCGCGCAGCCGCGGACGGCGTCGCGGAGCCGCACCAGATCCAGCAGCTCATCCGCCGCACCATGGGCAAGTGGGTCTCGGACGGCTACCGCCGCCGCCCG